One genomic window of Tenacibaculum tangerinum includes the following:
- a CDS encoding dsDNA nuclease domain-containing protein, with amino-acid sequence MTNNYNSEVNAGVHTNIGMDFQKNCTIYLFLEKYNQLQNQKYFIILEHLEDVIFGYLDNQTELSKIETYQAKKSSSKWTNSGLLEIIKKIAETSQSVLDDPHPKAVDFSQDNYFATNNTIELNCKVDKQQYSCLVNEANEHYKYSALDQNIKNKIQKGSKDVYFTSENISNFDTLNFRFIDLARTPKAQLEQLEGKFRTVFGENIADHKAALYSFYFALMEIEKELNQGNIAKLSDNKKRIDSNQIDSIINILTNKKKAFDFWREKKDELCEELNINLFDVTMFELHYENSFDKFKDINESEHNKIFDFVINNKATFKAHVTDRACIASYHSKFNKEKSSTLSELQLKAVIAAAYIEVKNTL; translated from the coding sequence ATGACAAATAATTACAATTCGGAAGTGAATGCTGGAGTTCATACTAATATTGGTATGGATTTCCAAAAGAACTGTACTATTTACTTGTTTCTCGAAAAATACAATCAGTTACAAAATCAAAAGTATTTTATAATATTAGAACATTTAGAGGACGTAATTTTTGGATACCTTGATAATCAAACTGAACTTTCAAAAATTGAGACTTATCAGGCAAAAAAATCATCCTCAAAATGGACAAATAGTGGTTTATTAGAAATTATAAAAAAAATCGCTGAAACCAGTCAATCAGTATTGGATGACCCACACCCTAAAGCAGTAGATTTTAGTCAAGACAACTATTTTGCAACAAATAATACAATAGAACTTAATTGCAAAGTTGATAAACAGCAATATTCTTGTCTTGTAAATGAGGCTAACGAACATTATAAATATTCTGCTTTAGATCAAAACATTAAGAATAAAATTCAAAAAGGGTCGAAAGATGTGTATTTTACATCAGAAAATATATCCAATTTCGATACTTTAAACTTTAGATTCATCGATTTAGCTAGAACGCCAAAAGCACAATTAGAACAACTTGAGGGGAAATTTAGAACTGTGTTTGGTGAAAACATAGCTGACCACAAAGCTGCTCTATACTCATTTTATTTTGCTTTGATGGAAATAGAAAAAGAGTTAAATCAAGGTAACATTGCAAAATTAAGTGATAATAAAAAAAGGATTGACTCTAACCAAATCGATTCAATAATCAATATTCTAACTAATAAGAAAAAAGCATTTGACTTTTGGAGAGAAAAAAAGGATGAATTATGTGAAGAACTAAATATTAATCTATTTGATGTCACAATGTTTGAACTTCACTATGAAAATAGCTTTGATAAATTTAAAGACATTAATGAAAGTGAACATAATAAAATTTTTGATTTCGTAATAAACAATAAAGCTACATTTAAAGCACACGTAACAGATAGAGCTTGTATTGCAAGTTATCATTCCAAATTTAACAAAGAAAAATCTTCAACCTTATCTGAATTACAACTGAAAGCTGTAATTGCAGCAGCATATATTGAAGTTAAAAATACTTTATGA
- a CDS encoding GLPGLI family protein, translating into MKSLVYTLSGVLLFALVSFKPSSQEFTGQAVYYSKSKLELGRFGARMSEAQKKQIQARLKNRLEKTYVLSFNLKESFFEEEEKLDAISGATDSWGANFSQGDQYKNVKENALVQSQEFYGKKFLVKDELLKIDWKIGKESKKIGNYLCFKATAEVPSSQLEWYNFSWRDLRRKEEKKDSIASETPAVEMTEIEAWYTPQIPVSHGPSEFGGLPGLILEVSYGNTIMLCSKVTINPKEEIVIEAPKRGKEITKEAYQQTIREKMVEMRNNRGRRRQ; encoded by the coding sequence ATGAAATCATTAGTATATACACTTAGCGGAGTTCTTTTGTTCGCTTTGGTGTCTTTTAAACCTAGCTCTCAAGAATTTACAGGGCAAGCGGTGTACTACTCAAAATCGAAATTAGAATTGGGTAGATTTGGTGCTAGAATGAGCGAAGCGCAAAAAAAGCAAATTCAAGCCCGTTTAAAAAACAGGTTAGAGAAAACGTATGTATTGAGTTTTAACCTTAAAGAATCTTTTTTTGAAGAAGAAGAAAAGCTCGACGCCATTTCGGGAGCAACCGATTCTTGGGGAGCAAACTTTTCACAGGGCGATCAGTACAAAAATGTCAAAGAAAACGCCTTAGTACAAAGCCAAGAATTTTACGGAAAAAAGTTTTTAGTGAAAGACGAACTGCTAAAAATTGACTGGAAAATAGGGAAGGAGTCTAAAAAGATAGGAAACTATTTGTGTTTTAAAGCGACAGCAGAAGTACCTAGTTCTCAACTCGAGTGGTATAATTTCTCATGGAGAGACCTTAGAAGAAAAGAAGAGAAAAAAGACAGCATTGCTTCAGAAACACCAGCTGTAGAGATGACAGAGATTGAAGCATGGTACACGCCACAAATTCCGGTTAGTCACGGTCCTTCAGAGTTTGGAGGCCTACCAGGACTTATTTTAGAAGTAAGTTATGGCAATACCATTATGTTGTGTTCGAAAGTAACCATCAATCCAAAAGAAGAGATTGTCATCGAAGCTCCTAAAAGAGGAAAAGAAATTACGAAAGAGGCGTATCAACAAACCATCAGAGAAAAAATGGTGGAAATGAGAAACAATAGAGGGCGTCGTCGTCAATAA
- a CDS encoding DUF4272 domain-containing protein gives MSFFKKLFGSKETKKSQQGTKDKNRLETYKNIPWMTDLRLENIAICLDAGFKPASSLPTAFERELRPTVEIAQRLNAIKALVLWLMIPEENLESDKVLTFIHKNNLNNFMDEEEKEILNTSRDDEQARNAIGWKFENAWPLAWYFGYKEPDIMGEMMSGEQMQEILMEYTCPINESIEEWVKHQEILSEKYLLQKEDLFYCLHNAVRSAQLGRETVPKGFDPMGNGGVIHERRHSLTWMLSKNISWEDTDLST, from the coding sequence ATGAGTTTTTTCAAAAAATTATTTGGTTCAAAAGAAACTAAAAAATCTCAACAAGGAACAAAAGATAAGAATCGTTTGGAGACTTACAAAAACATTCCTTGGATGACAGATCTGAGACTTGAAAACATAGCTATTTGTCTTGATGCAGGATTCAAACCTGCTAGTTCTCTACCAACAGCATTTGAGCGAGAATTACGGCCTACAGTTGAAATCGCCCAAAGATTAAATGCTATAAAGGCACTCGTTCTCTGGTTGATGATTCCTGAAGAAAATTTAGAAAGTGATAAAGTTCTAACTTTCATTCATAAAAATAACCTTAATAATTTTATGGATGAAGAGGAAAAAGAAATTCTCAACACATCAAGAGATGATGAACAAGCAAGAAATGCTATTGGTTGGAAATTTGAAAACGCTTGGCCTTTAGCTTGGTATTTTGGATATAAAGAACCTGATATTATGGGAGAAATGATGTCAGGAGAACAAATGCAAGAAATTTTAATGGAATATACTTGTCCTATAAACGAAAGCATAGAAGAATGGGTGAAACACCAAGAAATTCTCTCTGAAAAATACCTACTACAAAAAGAAGATTTGTTTTATTGTCTACATAATGCCGTAAGAAGTGCACAATTAGGAAGAGAAACGGTTCCTAAAGGTTTTGACCCAATGGGAAATGGAGGAGTAATCCATGAACGAAGACATTCCTTAACTTGGATGTTATCGAAAAATATCAGCTGGGAAGACACTGATTTAAGTACCTAA
- a CDS encoding ABC-F family ATP-binding cassette domain-containing protein gives MITVDQLTVEFSGNTLFSDVSFVINENDKIALMGKNGAGKSTIMKIIAGVSKATKGSVRSPKDTVIAYLPQHLLMEDNCTVKEEASKAFASVFAMKAEMDDLNKQLETRTDYESDEYMKIIERVSDLGEKYYALEEVNYEAEVEKALKGLGFKQEDFDRATSEFSGGWRMRIELAKILLQKPDLILLDEPTNHVDIESVIWLENFLLNKAKAVVVISHDKAFIDTITNRTIEVTMGTIHDYKANYSHYLELRKERRAHQLKAYQEQQKFIADTKAFIERFKGTYSKTNQVASRERMLEKLVPVEIDEVDTSALKLRFPPSPRSGDYPVKVEGLTKKYGDITVFKDASFSIARGEKVSFVGRNGEGKSTMIKAIMGEIDVEGVCGLGHNAKVGYFAQNQASLLDPELTIFQTVDEVAEGDIRTQIKNILGRFMFSGDDLEKKVKVLSGGEKTRLAMVKLLLEPVNVLILDEPTNHLDLKSKEVIKEALLHFDGTLILVSHDRDFLQGLSQKVFEFKDQRVIEHFETIDAFLERNNIKALKEIDL, from the coding sequence ATGATTACGGTAGATCAATTAACGGTTGAATTTAGTGGTAACACCTTGTTTAGTGACGTGTCGTTTGTAATAAATGAGAACGATAAAATTGCCTTAATGGGTAAAAATGGTGCAGGAAAATCTACGATTATGAAAATTATTGCAGGAGTTTCTAAAGCTACTAAAGGAAGTGTTCGCAGCCCGAAAGATACCGTAATTGCCTATTTGCCACAACATTTGTTAATGGAAGACAATTGTACGGTAAAAGAAGAGGCATCCAAAGCATTTGCATCGGTTTTTGCTATGAAAGCCGAAATGGACGATTTGAACAAACAGCTAGAAACCCGTACCGATTACGAATCGGACGAGTATATGAAAATCATCGAACGAGTTTCTGATTTAGGAGAGAAGTACTATGCGTTGGAAGAAGTAAACTACGAAGCCGAGGTAGAAAAAGCCTTAAAAGGATTGGGCTTTAAGCAAGAAGATTTTGATAGAGCAACGTCTGAATTTAGTGGTGGTTGGCGTATGCGGATTGAGTTGGCGAAAATCTTATTACAAAAACCCGATTTAATTTTGTTAGACGAGCCTACCAATCACGTAGATATCGAATCGGTAATTTGGTTAGAAAATTTCTTGTTAAACAAAGCCAAAGCGGTGGTAGTAATTTCACACGATAAAGCGTTTATTGATACCATTACCAACCGAACTATTGAAGTGACGATGGGAACGATTCACGATTACAAAGCGAACTATTCGCACTATTTAGAATTGCGTAAAGAACGTCGTGCACATCAGTTAAAAGCCTACCAAGAACAACAAAAATTTATTGCAGATACTAAGGCATTTATCGAGCGTTTTAAAGGAACCTATTCGAAAACGAATCAGGTAGCCTCTCGAGAGCGTATGTTAGAAAAATTAGTACCTGTTGAGATTGATGAGGTAGATACTTCAGCCTTAAAGCTGCGTTTTCCTCCTTCTCCACGTTCAGGAGATTACCCTGTGAAAGTGGAAGGGTTGACTAAAAAATACGGAGATATAACCGTGTTTAAAGATGCGAGTTTTTCCATAGCTCGTGGAGAAAAAGTATCGTTTGTAGGAAGAAACGGAGAAGGAAAATCGACGATGATTAAAGCAATCATGGGAGAAATTGATGTGGAAGGTGTATGTGGCTTAGGACACAATGCCAAGGTGGGGTATTTTGCGCAAAATCAAGCATCGTTGTTAGACCCTGAATTGACGATTTTTCAAACCGTAGATGAGGTTGCCGAAGGAGATATCCGAACGCAAATAAAAAACATCTTAGGCCGCTTTATGTTTTCGGGCGACGATTTAGAAAAGAAAGTAAAAGTGCTTTCTGGAGGGGAAAAAACACGTTTGGCGATGGTAAAACTCTTACTTGAACCTGTAAATGTGTTAATTTTAGATGAGCCTACCAACCACTTGGATTTAAAATCGAAAGAAGTGATTAAAGAGGCGTTGTTGCACTTTGACGGAACCTTAATTTTAGTATCGCACGATCGTGATTTCTTACAAGGTTTGTCTCAAAAAGTATTTGAGTTTAAAGACCAACGTGTAATTGAACATTTTGAAACGATTGATGCGTTTTTAGAGCGTAATAATATCAAAGCGTTAAAAGAAATAGATTTGTAA
- a CDS encoding pyridoxal phosphate-dependent aminotransferase: MPSISSKGSAMPQSPIRKLVPFAEAAKKNGTKVYHLNIGQPDIKTPQVALDAVKNNTIEVLSYARSEGSEVYRTKLANYYATNDIHVTANNIIATTGGSEALLFTIGSITDPNDEIIIPEPFYANYNGFSTASGVKVVPVISKIEDNFALPAIEDFEKLITPKTKAILICNPGNPTGYLYSKEEIEKLKQIVLKHDLFLIADEVYREFTYDGEQHNSVMALEGLEQHAIMIDSVSKRYSMCGARIGCIVSKNEEFMNTALKFAQARLSPPTYALLASEAALDTPKSYFDEVIEEYEDRRNTLISELEKIKGVKVANPKGAFYCVAELPVKDSDDFAQWMLEKFNDQNETVMVAPASGFYSTEGEGKNQVRIAYVLNKTDLKRSVEILKIALEKYNS, encoded by the coding sequence TTGGTTCCTTTTGCCGAGGCTGCTAAAAAAAATGGAACAAAGGTTTATCATCTAAACATAGGGCAACCCGATATTAAAACACCTCAAGTTGCTTTAGATGCTGTAAAAAATAACACCATTGAAGTATTATCGTATGCTCGATCTGAAGGTTCAGAAGTATACAGAACCAAACTAGCCAATTACTATGCTACAAATGATATTCATGTAACTGCAAACAACATTATTGCTACTACAGGAGGCTCGGAAGCGCTGTTGTTTACTATCGGTAGTATTACCGATCCTAACGACGAAATTATCATTCCTGAACCGTTTTATGCTAATTATAACGGATTCTCAACCGCTTCTGGTGTAAAAGTAGTTCCTGTAATTTCTAAAATTGAAGACAACTTCGCCTTACCTGCTATTGAAGATTTTGAAAAGTTGATTACTCCTAAAACGAAAGCAATTTTAATCTGTAATCCAGGGAACCCAACTGGGTATTTATATAGTAAAGAAGAAATTGAAAAATTAAAACAAATTGTATTAAAACACGATTTGTTTTTAATTGCCGATGAGGTATATCGTGAATTTACATACGATGGTGAGCAACACAATTCGGTAATGGCTTTAGAAGGATTGGAGCAACACGCGATTATGATAGATTCTGTATCTAAACGCTATAGTATGTGTGGAGCACGAATTGGATGTATCGTTTCTAAAAATGAAGAATTTATGAATACGGCTTTGAAGTTTGCTCAAGCACGTTTAAGTCCGCCTACCTATGCTTTACTAGCTAGCGAAGCTGCTCTAGACACTCCTAAAAGTTATTTCGATGAAGTTATTGAAGAGTATGAAGATCGTAGAAATACGTTGATTAGTGAACTAGAAAAAATCAAAGGAGTAAAAGTAGCAAACCCTAAAGGCGCTTTTTACTGTGTAGCTGAGTTGCCAGTAAAAGACAGCGACGATTTTGCACAATGGATGCTTGAGAAATTCAACGATCAAAACGAAACAGTAATGGTAGCTCCTGCAAGTGGATTCTATTCTACCGAAGGTGAAGGAAAAAACCAAGTGCGTATTGCTTATGTTTTAAACAAAACCGATTTAAAACGTTCGGTTGAAATCTTAAAAATAGCCTTAGAAAAATACAACAGCTAA
- a CDS encoding carboxypeptidase regulatory-like domain-containing protein: MKRYLYAVLLFLGMSSHAQITLKGIVKDSLNTPLELANVVAIDKATSLLESYAITDAKGEYKLSLKKKTTYQLQVSYVGMKTLEQELTTTESSMDKDFVLQLDNALDEVEVTYEMPVIVKGDTLVYNADSFKNGTERKLEDVLEKLPGVEINEDGQVEVEGKVVNKLMVNGKDFFDGDTKLATKNIPSKAVDKIQVLRNYAEVGQLSSVRNNQDNIALNIKLKEGKENFWFGNVTAGAGVADEKGLYLVQPKLFYYSPKYTVNFIGDLNNIGETALNRRDIRGFGGGFRTPSRSSGTDISIGDNSLNFLTNQNNAIQITNKLATGNFSYSPKRTLDLSGFVILNNSQIRSQQKSFIQYTNPNLGIPDEAINQNTEEESNQGILKLSASFKPNVNNQLDYDIIGKVAGDEQYQNVFSNVVGTTNQIEEVTTYNINQNLNYYYTLNDNNIFAFEAQHLLKKEDPFYNAVLDNDPNNNDPYDSTAEALGLDTSSTEYDINQNRQIKSNQLDAKVDYYNIINQKSNINLTLGTILSRQEFSSDIFQFLEDGSQFNPTPTFNDGKISNAIEYNFSDVYLGAHYRFKKGKFTVTPGFSLHAYGNKNIQFGTVYKDNFFRILPDFETRIQFKKNEALTFRYEMRNQFTDVTRLAAGLVLNNYDNIQYGAPELQNALSHNINLFYSSFNLFNYTNVFARAAYSSNIDQIRNLTNFDNVIRTSTFFNSSFADENVNVFGRVQRTFGKIRASFNASFNYSKINQFIQGSQSLNERYTQTYTPGIRTNYLKAPNVSLRYRYSISDNNQGGRNTTFTTNAPSIEFDAYMFQSLTFRTNYSYTTQSLGNGESQSFQTWDARFSYRKDRDAKLEYELKATNILDIDSQVRNNANNFSVFTSQTFIQPRFITFRMVYNL; this comes from the coding sequence ATGAAAAGATATCTATATGCTGTTTTGCTTTTTTTAGGAATGAGCAGTCATGCACAAATTACCTTGAAAGGAATCGTAAAAGACAGTTTAAACACGCCACTTGAATTAGCCAACGTAGTGGCGATAGACAAGGCAACAAGCTTGCTAGAATCCTATGCTATTACCGATGCAAAAGGTGAATACAAACTCTCGTTAAAAAAGAAAACCACCTACCAACTGCAAGTAAGTTATGTAGGGATGAAAACCTTAGAGCAGGAGCTTACTACTACCGAGAGTAGTATGGATAAAGATTTTGTATTGCAGCTAGATAATGCTTTGGATGAGGTAGAGGTGACCTACGAAATGCCCGTGATTGTAAAAGGAGATACCTTGGTATACAATGCCGATTCTTTTAAAAACGGTACCGAAAGAAAGTTAGAAGATGTTTTAGAAAAATTACCCGGAGTAGAAATTAATGAAGACGGTCAGGTAGAGGTAGAGGGTAAGGTAGTGAATAAGTTGATGGTGAATGGAAAAGATTTTTTTGATGGCGATACCAAATTGGCTACCAAAAACATTCCGTCGAAAGCGGTTGATAAAATTCAGGTGTTGCGTAATTATGCAGAAGTAGGACAATTGAGTAGCGTACGAAATAATCAAGATAATATCGCTTTAAATATCAAACTTAAAGAAGGAAAAGAGAATTTTTGGTTTGGTAATGTTACGGCTGGGGCAGGAGTAGCCGATGAAAAAGGACTTTATTTGGTGCAACCCAAACTGTTTTATTACAGTCCGAAATATACCGTTAACTTTATTGGTGACCTGAATAATATAGGAGAAACGGCCTTAAATAGAAGAGATATTCGTGGCTTTGGTGGGGGCTTTAGAACGCCTAGCAGAAGTAGCGGTACAGATATTAGTATTGGCGACAACAGTCTGAACTTTTTAACCAATCAAAACAATGCGATACAAATAACCAATAAGTTAGCAACAGGAAATTTTAGTTATTCTCCTAAAAGAACCTTAGATCTTAGTGGTTTTGTAATACTAAATAACAGTCAAATACGTTCACAACAAAAAAGTTTTATACAATATACCAACCCGAATCTCGGTATTCCCGATGAAGCGATCAACCAAAATACAGAAGAAGAATCAAATCAGGGAATTCTAAAATTGAGTGCTTCTTTCAAGCCCAATGTAAACAATCAACTCGATTACGATATCATCGGAAAAGTCGCAGGTGATGAGCAATACCAGAATGTTTTTTCTAATGTCGTAGGAACAACCAATCAGATAGAAGAAGTAACGACCTACAATATCAATCAAAATCTGAATTACTATTACACCCTAAACGACAATAATATTTTTGCCTTTGAAGCACAGCACCTACTCAAAAAAGAAGATCCTTTTTACAATGCTGTTTTAGATAACGACCCCAATAATAACGATCCGTACGATAGTACTGCCGAAGCTTTGGGATTAGATACTTCTTCGACCGAGTATGACATCAATCAAAATAGGCAAATTAAATCCAATCAGTTAGATGCGAAGGTAGATTACTACAACATCATCAATCAAAAAAGTAATATCAATCTTACGTTGGGAACAATTCTGAGTCGTCAAGAGTTTAGCTCGGATATTTTTCAGTTTTTAGAAGACGGTTCTCAATTCAATCCCACCCCAACTTTTAACGATGGAAAAATAAGCAATGCGATTGAATACAATTTTAGCGATGTGTACTTAGGAGCACATTACCGCTTTAAAAAAGGAAAGTTTACCGTCACTCCTGGTTTTTCATTACATGCCTATGGAAATAAAAATATACAATTTGGTACGGTGTATAAAGATAACTTCTTTAGAATTTTGCCAGATTTTGAAACCAGAATCCAGTTTAAAAAGAATGAGGCATTAACCTTTCGATATGAAATGCGAAATCAATTTACCGATGTAACACGATTGGCAGCGGGATTGGTGTTGAATAATTATGATAATATTCAGTACGGAGCACCAGAACTTCAAAATGCACTTTCTCACAATATCAATCTTTTTTATAGCAGTTTTAATTTGTTCAACTATACGAATGTATTTGCCAGGGCTGCGTATTCAAGTAACATAGACCAAATAAGAAACCTAACAAATTTCGATAATGTAATTAGAACCAGTACCTTTTTCAATTCCAGTTTTGCTGATGAAAACGTGAATGTTTTTGGACGTGTTCAAAGAACGTTTGGTAAAATAAGAGCTAGTTTTAACGCTAGTTTTAATTACAGTAAAATCAACCAGTTTATTCAAGGATCGCAATCGTTAAACGAACGCTATACACAAACTTATACACCAGGAATTCGCACCAACTATCTTAAAGCACCTAATGTGAGTTTGCGTTATCGTTACAGTATTTCAGATAACAATCAGGGAGGACGTAACACAACTTTTACGACCAATGCTCCGTCTATAGAGTTTGACGCGTATATGTTTCAGTCGCTTACTTTTCGCACCAATTATTCCTATACAACTCAAAGTTTAGGAAACGGAGAGTCGCAATCGTTTCAAACCTGGGATGCTAGATTTTCTTACAGAAAAGATAGAGACGCTAAGTTAGAATACGAACTAAAGGCAACCAACATACTCGATATTGACTCACAAGTTAGAAATAACGCCAATAACTTTTCGGTGTTTACCTCGCAAACATTCATCCAACCTCGTTTTATTACGTTTCGAATGGTGTACAATCTATAA
- the murB gene encoding UDP-N-acetylmuramate dehydrogenase — MNIQENISLKEYNTFGIDVNAKRFVSVTSLYQLQQLLKQETAIFLLSGGSNMLLTKDIENLVVHIDMKGVSIDRENHNDVYITANAGENWHEFVLWCVSQGYGGLENLSLIPGNVGTCPIQNIGAYGVEVKDTITKVEAVEIETGKLVSFAAEECEFGYRNSIFKNKAKGKYVLTSVSFQLTKNNHKLNTSYGAIEAELSLKGITNPTIKDISDAVIAIRQSKLPDPKEIGNSGSFFKNPVISKEHFEKLQKKYANIPSYVVSATEVKVPAGWLIEQSGFKGKRFGNYGVHEKQALVLVNYGGASGKEIYELAQQIQHTVKDIFDIPLEIEVNVI, encoded by the coding sequence TTGAACATTCAAGAAAACATATCTTTAAAAGAGTACAACACGTTTGGTATTGACGTAAATGCCAAACGTTTTGTTTCTGTTACTTCCTTATACCAACTACAACAACTTTTAAAACAAGAAACAGCTATTTTTTTACTATCAGGAGGTAGTAATATGTTACTTACTAAAGACATTGAGAACTTAGTGGTGCATATTGATATGAAAGGAGTTTCTATTGATAGAGAAAATCATAACGATGTTTACATTACTGCAAATGCTGGCGAAAACTGGCATGAGTTTGTTTTGTGGTGTGTTTCTCAGGGTTATGGCGGATTAGAAAATCTGTCACTTATACCAGGAAATGTGGGTACTTGTCCTATCCAAAATATTGGAGCGTATGGTGTGGAAGTAAAAGACACTATCACCAAAGTAGAAGCTGTTGAAATTGAAACAGGAAAATTAGTCTCTTTTGCTGCTGAAGAATGCGAGTTTGGATATCGAAACTCTATTTTTAAAAACAAAGCCAAAGGAAAGTATGTGTTAACTTCGGTTAGTTTTCAACTCACTAAAAACAATCATAAGCTTAACACCTCTTATGGAGCAATTGAAGCTGAATTATCTTTGAAAGGAATTACAAATCCGACAATTAAAGATATTTCTGATGCGGTTATCGCCATTCGACAATCAAAATTACCAGATCCTAAAGAAATTGGTAACAGCGGAAGTTTTTTTAAAAACCCTGTAATCTCAAAAGAACATTTTGAAAAGCTTCAGAAAAAGTATGCTAACATACCAAGCTATGTGGTTTCGGCTACTGAAGTTAAAGTTCCTGCCGGTTGGTTAATTGAACAAAGCGGATTTAAAGGAAAGCGTTTTGGAAACTACGGAGTTCATGAAAAACAAGCCTTAGTTTTGGTTAATTATGGGGGTGCTTCGGGAAAAGAAATTTACGAACTAGCACAACAAATTCAGCATACAGTTAAAGATATATTTGACATTCCTCTTGAAATAGAAGTGAACGTCATTTAA